Sequence from the Clostridium saccharobutylicum DSM 13864 genome:
TAAAACCAGTCTCAGTTCGGATTGTAGGCTGAAACTCGCCTACATGAAGCTGGAGTTGCTAGTAATCGCGAATCAGAATGTCGCGGTGAATACGTTCCCGGGCCTTGTACACACCGCCCGTCACACCATGAGAGTTGGCAATACCCAAAGTTCGTGAGCTAACGCGTAAGCGAGGCAGCGACCTAAGGTAGGGTCAGCGATTGGGGTGAAGTCGTAACAAGGTAGCCGTAGGAGAACCTGCGGCTGGATCACCTCCTTTCTATGGAGAAATCTAGATCAGCATGATGTCTGACTAGTACAGATACAATTATGTATCAAAATTTAAATACTTACTCGACAGGTTACTTAAGTATTTGTTCTGTTCAATTTTGAGGGATCTTCCTCAAAATAAACATGGGGGTATAGCTCAGTTGGGAGAGCACCTGCCTTGCACGCAGGGGGTCAAGAGTTCGAATCTCTTTATCTCCACCATGAGGGCTTATAGCTCAGCTGGTTAGAGCGCACGCCTGATAAGCGTGAGGTCGATGGTTCGAGTCCATTTAAGCCCACCAATGTTCTTTGAAAATTGCATATAATTTAATGTATATAAAATACAACAAAGCCAAGAAATATATTCTTTGTGAATGATTAATATAACCAGTTTTGTACTAACAAAACTTAAAAGGTCAAGCTACAAAGGGCGCATGGTGAATGCCTTGGCATCAGGAGCCGATGAAGGACGCGATAAGCTGCGATAAGCTTCGGGTAGACGCACATAGTCAGAGATCCGAAGATTTCCGAATGAGGAAACTCACATGGGAAACCCCATGTATCATAAAGTGAATACATAGCTTTATGAAGGTAAACCCAGGGAACTGAAACATCTAAGTACCTGGAGGAAGAGAAAGAAAAATCGATTTTCTTAGTAGCGGCGAGCGAAAAGGAAAGAGCCCAAACCAGAGATTTATCTCTGGGGTTGCGGACAGAACATAACGAGAAATTATGGTTAACCGAACACAACTGGAAAGTTGGACCGCAGGGGGTAATAGTCCCGTAAGTGAAAATTATGATAATCAGTTCTGCACCAGAGTACCACGAGACACGTGAAACCTTGTGGGAAGCAGGGAGGACCACCTCCCAAGGCTAAATACTACCTGATGACCGATAGTGAAGCAGTACCGTGAGGGAAAGGTGAAAAGAACCCCGGGAGGGGAGTGAAATAGAACCTGAAACCATGTGCCTACAACCGATCAAAGCACCTTATGTGTGTGATGATGTGCTTTTTGTAGAACGAGCCAACGAGTTACGGTATGTAGCGAGGTTAAGTACTTAAGGTACGGAGCCGAAGGGAAACCGAGTCTTAATAGGGCGACTAGTTGCATGCTGTAGACCCGAAACCGGGTGACCTATCCATGGCCAGGTTGAAGCGAGGGTAAAACCTCGTGGAGGACCGAACCACGTTGCTGTTGAAAAAGCATGGGATGAGCTGTGGATAGCGGAGAAATTCCAATCGAACTCGGATATATCTGGTTCTCCTCGAAATAGCTTTAGGGCTAGCGTCGGAAAATGTGAGTAGTGGAGGTAGAGCACTGAATAGGCTAGGGGGCATAGCGCTTACCGAACCTTATCAAACTCCGAATGCCATATACTATCAGTCCGGCAGTCAGACTATGAAAGATAAGTTCCATGGTCAAAAGGGAAACAGCCCAGATCGTCAGCTAAGGTCCCAAAGTGTAAGTTAAGTGGAAAAGGATGTGGGATTTCTAAGACAACTAGGATGTTGGCTTAGAAGCAGCCACTCATTAAAAGAGTGCGTAATAGCTCACTAGTCAAGAGATCCTGCGCCGAAAATGTCCGGGGCTCAAACTTACCACCGAAGCTACGGGTTCACAATTTATTGTGAGCGGTAGAGGAGCGTCGTAATCGGGCTGAAGTCGTACCGAAAGGAGCGGTGGACTGATTACGAGTGAGAATGTTGGCATTAGTAGCGAGATGTAGGTGAGAATCCTACAGGCCGAATATCTAAGGTTTCCTGAGTAAAGTTTGTCTTCTCAGGGTTAGTCGGGACCTAAGGCGAGGCCGAAAGGCGTAGTCGATGGACAATTGGTTGATATTCCAATACCACTATAATCGTTATTATCGATGGTGTGACGGAGAAGGATAGGATGTGCTAACTATTGGATGTTAGTCTAAGCGTTTAGGGAGTTAGGATAGGCAAATCCGTTCTAACAATTCTGAGGCGTGATGGGGAAGGTTCCACGGAACCGAAGTATCTGATTCCATGCTTCCAAGAAAAGCATCTAGAGAGAGAAGTAGTGCCCGTACCGCAAACCGACACAGGTAGATGAGGAGAGAATCCTAAGGCCGACGGAAGAATTGCAGTTAAGGAACTAGGCAAATTGACCCCGTAACTTCGGGAGAAGGGGTGCCTGCTTTACGGCAGGCCGCAGAGAATAGGCACAAGCAACTGTTTAACAAAAACACAGGTCTCTGCTAAAGCGAAAGCTGATGTATAGGGGCTGACGCCTGCCCGGTGCTGGAAGGTTAAGGGGAACACTTAGCGCAAGCGAAGGTGTGAACTTAAGCCCCAGTAAACGGCGGCCGTAACTATAACGGTCCTAAGGTAGCGAAATTCCTTGTCAGGTAAGTTCTGACCCGCACGAATGGCGTAATGACTTGTGCACTGTCTCAACTGCAAATCCGGCGAAGTTGTAGTGCGAGTGAAGATGCTCGCTACCCGCGATTGGACGGAAAGACCCCGTAGAGCTTTACTGTAGCTTAGCATTGAATTTCGGTATTGTCTGTACAGGATAGGTGGGAGACTGGGAAACTAGGGCGTCAGCCTTAGTGGAGTCGTTGTTGGGATACCACCCTGATAGTATTGAAATTCTAACTGGATGCCATGAAACTGGTGACAGGACATTGTTAGGTGGGCAGTTTGACTGGGGCGGTCGCCTCCTAAAATGTAACGGAGGCGCCCAAAGGTTCCCTCAGAACGGTCGGAAATCGTTCGAAGAGTGCAAAGGCAGAAGGGAGCCTGACTGCGACACCTACAAGTGGAGCAGGGACGAAAGTCGGGCTTAGTGATCCGGTGGTACCTCGTGGGAGGGCCATCGCTCAACGGATAAAAGCTACCTCGGGGATAACAGGCTGATCTCCCCCAAGAGTTCACATCGACGGGGAGGTTTGGCACCTCGATGTCGGCTCGTCGCATCCTGGGGCTGAAGTAGGTCCCAAGGGTTGGGCTGTTCGCCCATTAAAGCGGCACGCGAGCTGGGTTCAGAACGTCGTGAGACAGTTCGGTCCCTATCCGTCGCGGGCGTAGGAAATTTGAGAGGAGCTGTCCTTAGTACGAGAGGACCGGGATGGACTGACCTATGGTGTACCAGTTGTTTCGCCAGAAGCATAGCTGGGTAGCTAAGTCGGGAAGGGATAAACGCTGAAAGCATCTAAGTGTGAAGCCCACCTCAAGATGAGATTTCCCATAGCATAAGCTAGTAAGACCCCTTGAAGACTACAAGGTTGATAGGTCAGAGGTGTAAGTGCGGCAACGTATTTAGCTGACTGATACTAATAGGTCGAGGGCTTGACCAATATAATCAAGTTGTAATACATTAAAAATTATATGCAATTTTGAAAGAATAATATCTTTCAATAAATCTCGTGACGATGGCATAGAGGTAACACTCCTTTCCATTCCGAACAGGACAGTTAAGGTCTATAACGCTGATGGTACTGCATGGGAGACTGTGTGGAAGAGTAAGAAGTTGCGAGGTAAGATGGCTCGATAGCTCAGTCGGTAGAGCAGAGGACTGAAAATCCTCGTGTCACTGGTTCGATTCCAGTTCGAGCCACCATATATGGCGCTATAGCCAAGTGGTAAGGCAGAGGTCTGCAAAACCTTTATTCCCCAGTTCAAATCTGGGTGGCGCCTCCAATTTATTAGATACAGCGTATACTGTGATTTGTACAGTATACGCTGTATTTGTTTTTTTAGATATGTGTACAATTTATTAGTAAATGGTATAATTTTAAAGGGAATTCTCACATCACAAAAAAGTGTAATGAGAATTTTTTTTGTTTAGATTTTATTTTTTGTGTAAGTATATGATTATTTTTAAAGTAATTTGTAAGTTTATATAATAGTAAATTAATATAATAAACTTTATAAATATAATATTAAAATAACTTTATAAAGTTTGTTGAAAAAGTTTACTGAAAGTGATATACTAAATTTGTAAAAAGTATTAGGTACCTAATTTAAAATTAATATTCATATTAAATTATAATATTTAACAAGTAATAGATTAATTAATGAGAGAACATTTTAGATTGACAATATTATTAAGAAGGGAATGGATTTTTCAAAGCTTTATGATAACGTTTTAATAAAAATTATAGGTCTGATTAAGTAGTTGCAGATAATGCTTAAAGTTTCTGAAAGAAAGTTTCTAGCTTAAAAAGAGTAATGTATCAGAATACTAACAAGATAACTAGATTATAGATATGTAAGTAGTTAAGTTGATAGCATAGTGAATTGGAACTTAAAACTTTCGGGAGTGTTTTTAGATAAAGTTATAGTAAAATCAGACAACCTTACTGCAAATGATGAATGTAGTATTCTAACGGGATAAATCGGAGGAATACTATAAATGCACTGCAATATATAAATTTACGATCCAATAAAATAAAAAATAGGAGATGATTTTTAGTGAATATAAAAGTTCGTAATTCTTTAATATATGTTTTTGGTGCACTTAGTGGTCTTTTGTTTGGTTATGATACTGGAGTTATTTCAGGTGCTATTTTATTTATTGAAAAACAAATGAATCTTAATTCATGGCAACAAGGGTGGATTGTTAGTTCTGTATTATTAGGAGCTGTACTTGGAGCTGCAATTATTGGACCAATGTCAGATAAGTATGGGCGTAAAAAGTTGATTTTGTTATCATCACTTATTTTCTTTGTTGGTGCACTTGGATCAGCATTTTCGCCAGAATTTTGGACATTGATGTTATCTCGTATTGTTCTTGGTATTGCGGTTGGAGCATCATCTGCTTTAATTCCAACATATCTAGCTGAATTATCACCAGCTGAAAAACGTGGATCTATGTCAAGTTTATTTCAATTAATGGTTATGAGTGGAATCCTTTTAGCTTATATAACTAATTATAGTTTCTCAGGTTTGTATAGCGGTTGGCGTATAATGCTTGGTTTTGCTGCAATTCCAGCTGCAATTCTTTTCTTAGGTGCTCTTATATTGCCAGAAAGTCCTCGATTTTTAGTTAAAGATGGTCGACTTGATGAAGCTAAAGAAGTTTTAATACAAATGAACAAAAATAATCAAAGTATTGTTAAAAAGGAACTTATTCAAATTAAAAAGCAAGCTGAAATTAAAAGTGGTGGGATTAAGGAACTATTTGGTAACTTTGTTCGTC
This genomic interval carries:
- a CDS encoding sugar porter family MFS transporter, with translation MNIKVRNSLIYVFGALSGLLFGYDTGVISGAILFIEKQMNLNSWQQGWIVSSVLLGAVLGAAIIGPMSDKYGRKKLILLSSLIFFVGALGSAFSPEFWTLMLSRIVLGIAVGASSALIPTYLAELSPAEKRGSMSSLFQLMVMSGILLAYITNYSFSGLYSGWRIMLGFAAIPAAILFLGALILPESPRFLVKDGRLDEAKEVLIQMNKNNQSIVKKELIQIKKQAEIKSGGIKELFGNFVRPALIIGFGLAVFQQVMGCNTVLYYAPTIFTNVGFGVQAALLAHIGIGIFNVIITAIAVAIMDKIDRKKMLIYGAIGMGVSLIIMSVSMKFSNGSFTASIICVIALTIYIAFFSATWGPVMWVMIGEVFPLNIRGLGNSFSSVINWASNMVVSLTFPTLLDYFGTGSLFIGYGIICFVAIWFVKSKVFETRNRSLEEIEATLRARSGENDKQNLCI